Proteins encoded within one genomic window of Streptomyces taklimakanensis:
- a CDS encoding helix-turn-helix domain-containing protein: MYEEWRSRRVTGAVVWRREALPDARRAGGPVRVLPDGCMDVIWTDGGLLVAGPDTRAHLVEDRAPGPVGSGRRSRGAEHVGLRFAPGTGPRVLGLPACELRDARVPLAALWPERRVRELTERVAQASDKAAVLEEMAVGRLREAPDDPLVRAVAIGLRDGGSVAGVARGVGLSERQLHRRSLAAFGYGPKTLARVLRLVRALSLARGGAPPASVAVAAGYADQAHLSREVRALAGIQLSVLLSGA, translated from the coding sequence GTGTACGAGGAGTGGCGCTCCCGACGGGTGACCGGCGCGGTGGTGTGGCGCCGGGAGGCGCTCCCGGACGCCCGTCGGGCCGGGGGACCGGTCCGGGTGCTGCCGGACGGCTGCATGGACGTGATCTGGACGGACGGCGGGCTGCTGGTGGCCGGCCCCGACACTCGGGCGCACCTCGTCGAGGACCGTGCCCCGGGGCCCGTTGGGTCCGGGAGGCGCTCCCGCGGCGCCGAGCACGTGGGCCTGCGCTTCGCCCCGGGCACCGGACCGCGCGTCCTGGGCCTGCCGGCCTGCGAGCTGCGGGACGCGCGGGTGCCGCTGGCCGCCCTCTGGCCGGAGCGGAGGGTGCGGGAGCTGACCGAGCGGGTGGCGCAGGCGTCGGACAAGGCGGCGGTGCTGGAGGAGATGGCCGTCGGGCGGCTGCGCGAGGCGCCGGACGACCCGCTGGTGCGGGCGGTGGCGATCGGGCTGCGGGACGGCGGGAGCGTCGCCGGGGTGGCGCGCGGGGTGGGGCTGAGCGAGCGGCAGCTCCACCGCCGCTCGCTGGCGGCCTTCGGGTACGGGCCGAAGACGTTGGCGCGGGTGCTCCGGCTGGTGCGGGCGCTGAGCTTGGCCCGCGGAGGCGCGCCGCCGGCGTCGGTGGCGGTGGCGGCCGGGTACGCGGACCAGGCCCATCTGTCGCGCGAGGTGAGGGCGTTGGCCGGGATTCAGCTCTCGGTGCTGCTGTCGGGAGCCTGA
- a CDS encoding VOC family protein produces MAPRFDLIGLTVTDMAASLAFYRRLGLDIPADADGLPHVEAALPGGLRIAWDTIETVRSFDPDWTPPRGGDRMGLAFRCDDPADVDRQYGELTRAGYTGHKEPWDAFWGQRYAIVLDPDGNGISLFAPLPGGDQAPDSSTES; encoded by the coding sequence ATGGCACCTCGCTTCGACCTCATCGGCCTGACCGTGACCGACATGGCCGCCTCGCTCGCGTTCTACCGCCGCCTCGGGCTCGACATCCCCGCCGACGCCGACGGACTGCCCCACGTGGAGGCGGCGCTGCCGGGCGGGCTGCGCATCGCCTGGGACACCATCGAGACCGTCCGCTCCTTCGACCCCGACTGGACCCCGCCACGGGGCGGCGACCGCATGGGCCTGGCCTTCCGCTGCGACGACCCGGCCGACGTCGACCGGCAGTACGGGGAGCTGACGCGGGCCGGGTACACCGGACACAAGGAACCCTGGGACGCCTTCTGGGGACAGCGGTACGCCATCGTCCTCGATCCGGACGGCAACGGGATCTCCCTCTTCGCCCCCCTGCCGGGCGGGGATCAGGCTCCCGACAGCAGCACCGAGAGCTGA
- a CDS encoding GNAT family N-acetyltransferase produces the protein MSDLDIRPAAAGDLGAIVDMLADDPLGARRESPGDLAPYRAAFEEIAADPRQHLVVAVRGGRVVGTLQLTVVPGLSRRGASRSLVEAVRVHSDERGGGLGTRLIEWAIEESRRQGCALVQLTSDATRADAHRFYERLGFVASHVGFKLVF, from the coding sequence ATGAGCGATCTCGACATACGGCCCGCGGCGGCCGGCGATCTGGGCGCCATCGTGGACATGCTCGCCGACGACCCGCTGGGCGCGCGGCGCGAGTCGCCCGGTGACCTCGCCCCCTACCGCGCGGCCTTCGAGGAGATCGCCGCCGACCCCCGGCAGCACCTGGTGGTCGCCGTCCGCGGCGGCCGGGTCGTCGGCACGCTCCAGCTCACCGTCGTTCCCGGGCTGTCGCGGCGCGGTGCGAGCCGTTCGCTCGTCGAGGCCGTGCGCGTCCACTCCGACGAACGCGGCGGCGGTCTGGGCACCCGGTTGATCGAGTGGGCGATCGAGGAGTCGCGCCGGCAGGGCTGTGCCCTGGTCCAGCTCACCTCCGACGCCACCCGCGCGGACGCCCACCGGTTCTACGAGCGGCTGGGCTTCGTCGCCTCGCACGTGGGTTTCAAGCTGGTGTTCTGA
- a CDS encoding serine hydrolase domain-containing protein, translating into MITSNGESDSREDAGLLPETRRALGHGLAVAQAEGRVPSAVAAVVRDGRTVWTGKRGGAVAAGGEEPEGGEPTPHTQYRIGSLTKTFVAVQVMRLRDAGLLDLADPLGRYLEVPAEAGEEPASATIAQLLSHSGGLAAEPRGPWWERTPGELRSEPADLFGERPVRHPAGRRHHYSNLGYALLGALVERLRGAPWSDVLREEVLRPLGMDRTTPLPEEPYARGWAVHPWADAVLPEPLCDTGRMAPAGQLWSTAADLCRFAAFLTAGDDRVLGAESLAEMRTPAVAPEASGWDQSYGLGMQLVRSGGRLLAGHTGSMPGFLAAVWTAPEERLASVVLANATAGLPVGGLAAELLDTVAEREPSLPPPWRPRSAADPELLALTGPWYWGPSGFALRLREGRALELVPLGGRGRASRFRPEADGTWTGLDGYYAGETLRVARDADGGVSHLDLGTFVFTRHPYDPQAPVPGGVDPEGWRAD; encoded by the coding sequence ATGATCACTTCCAACGGAGAATCCGACTCGCGCGAGGACGCCGGGTTGCTGCCCGAGACCCGGCGCGCGCTCGGCCACGGGCTGGCCGTCGCACAGGCCGAGGGACGGGTGCCGTCGGCCGTCGCGGCCGTGGTGCGCGACGGACGGACGGTGTGGACGGGGAAGCGCGGCGGCGCGGTCGCGGCCGGCGGTGAGGAGCCGGAGGGAGGGGAGCCGACCCCCCACACCCAGTACCGGATCGGTTCGCTCACCAAGACGTTCGTCGCCGTGCAGGTGATGCGGCTGCGCGACGCGGGGCTGCTCGATCTGGCCGACCCGCTCGGCAGGTATCTGGAGGTGCCCGCCGAGGCCGGGGAGGAGCCGGCCTCGGCGACGATCGCCCAACTGCTGTCCCACTCCGGCGGGCTGGCCGCCGAACCGCGCGGCCCCTGGTGGGAGCGGACGCCCGGTGAACTGCGTTCCGAGCCGGCGGACCTGTTCGGCGAGCGTCCCGTGCGGCACCCCGCCGGGCGGCGGCACCACTACTCCAACCTCGGCTACGCGCTGCTGGGCGCCCTCGTGGAGCGACTGCGCGGCGCACCCTGGAGCGACGTACTGCGCGAGGAGGTGCTCCGACCGCTGGGCATGGACCGCACGACGCCGCTGCCCGAGGAACCGTACGCCCGTGGCTGGGCGGTGCACCCGTGGGCGGACGCGGTGCTGCCCGAACCGCTCTGCGACACCGGACGGATGGCACCCGCCGGACAGCTGTGGTCCACGGCCGCGGACCTGTGCCGCTTCGCGGCGTTCCTGACCGCCGGTGACGACCGGGTGCTCGGCGCGGAGAGCCTCGCGGAGATGCGCACTCCGGCGGTGGCCCCGGAGGCCTCCGGTTGGGACCAGTCGTACGGGCTGGGCATGCAACTGGTGCGTTCCGGCGGGAGGTTGCTGGCCGGGCACACCGGCTCCATGCCGGGGTTCCTCGCCGCCGTGTGGACCGCGCCGGAGGAGCGCCTGGCGAGCGTGGTCCTGGCCAACGCCACCGCGGGGCTGCCGGTGGGAGGTCTGGCCGCCGAACTGTTGGACACCGTGGCCGAGCGCGAGCCGTCCCTCCCACCGCCCTGGCGTCCCCGCTCGGCGGCCGATCCGGAGCTGTTGGCGCTGACCGGGCCCTGGTACTGGGGGCCGTCCGGGTTCGCGCTGCGGCTGCGCGAGGGGCGGGCGCTGGAGCTGGTGCCGCTCGGCGGCAGGGGACGGGCCTCCCGCTTCCGCCCGGAGGCGGACGGCACCTGGACGGGGCTGGACGGCTACTACGCGGGGGAGACGCTGCGCGTGGCGCGCGACGCGGACGGCGGGGTGAGCCATCTGGACCTGGGGACGTTCGTCTTCACCCGGCACCCGTACGATCCGCAGGCGCCGGTGCCGGGCGGGGTGGACCCCGAGGGGTGGCGCGCGGACTGA
- a CDS encoding globin domain-containing protein, translating to MATTSADNGLPRETAGGPPSAGRDGGDGGGEWSWFAPGEGERSAARSSRPDPDPGSGPTPAPAPVTGRRPESGSEPDFPANPGYGKLDPSHDVALIRRTLDEIEPISQAVTSYFYALLFVRHPELRALFPAAMDAQRDRLFRALLTAARLIDDSRVLVEYLSHLGRGHRKYGTRPEHYPAVGECLIDALTRYAVNSWDEQTEAAWVRAYTAISQVMIDAAAEDERHAPAWWHAEVVSHEMRTSDIAVITVRPDHPYPFRAGQYASVETPWWPKVWRNYSLACAPRPDGLLVFHVKAVPAGWVSTALVHRARPGDVLRLGSPAGTMTVNHSSDNGLLCLGGSTGIAPIKALVEDVVGHGRARPVEVFYGARSDQDLYDLESLRELELRHRWLTVRPVVEGPADGLVGRLPDAVRQCGPWHSYDGYLSGPPGMIRSGVEALVGSGIPAHRIRHDSLDGQAAARG from the coding sequence ATGGCCACTACGTCCGCAGACAACGGGCTTCCACGGGAGACGGCCGGCGGCCCGCCCTCGGCGGGCCGCGACGGTGGTGACGGAGGCGGGGAGTGGAGCTGGTTCGCCCCGGGTGAGGGAGAGAGGAGCGCGGCGCGGTCGTCCCGTCCCGACCCCGACCCCGGATCCGGTCCGACCCCCGCTCCCGCCCCCGTGACGGGCCGCCGCCCGGAGTCCGGGTCCGAGCCGGACTTCCCCGCCAACCCCGGTTACGGCAAGCTCGACCCGTCCCACGACGTGGCGCTGATCCGCCGCACCCTGGACGAGATCGAGCCGATATCCCAGGCCGTCACCTCGTACTTCTACGCCCTGCTCTTCGTGCGGCACCCGGAGCTGCGCGCCCTGTTCCCCGCCGCCATGGACGCCCAGCGCGACCGGCTCTTCCGGGCACTGCTCACCGCTGCCCGGCTCATCGACGACAGCCGCGTGCTGGTGGAGTACCTCTCCCACCTCGGTCGCGGGCACCGCAAGTACGGCACCCGGCCCGAGCACTACCCCGCCGTCGGCGAGTGCCTGATCGACGCGCTCACCCGCTACGCCGTGAACAGTTGGGACGAGCAGACCGAGGCCGCCTGGGTGCGGGCCTACACGGCCATCTCCCAGGTCATGATCGACGCCGCTGCCGAGGACGAGCGGCACGCGCCCGCCTGGTGGCACGCCGAGGTGGTCTCGCACGAGATGCGGACCTCCGACATCGCCGTCATCACCGTCCGGCCCGACCATCCCTATCCCTTCCGGGCCGGGCAGTACGCCAGTGTCGAGACGCCCTGGTGGCCGAAGGTGTGGCGGAACTACTCCCTGGCGTGCGCCCCGCGCCCCGACGGCCTGTTGGTCTTCCACGTCAAGGCCGTGCCCGCGGGCTGGGTCTCCACCGCGCTCGTCCACCGCGCCCGTCCCGGCGACGTCCTGCGGCTCGGCTCCCCGGCCGGGACGATGACGGTGAACCACTCCTCCGACAACGGGCTGCTCTGTCTGGGCGGCAGCACCGGCATCGCGCCGATCAAGGCACTGGTCGAGGACGTCGTCGGGCACGGCCGGGCCCGACCGGTCGAGGTGTTCTACGGCGCCCGCAGCGACCAGGACCTGTACGACCTGGAGTCCCTGCGCGAGCTGGAACTGCGGCACCGCTGGCTGACGGTGCGCCCGGTGGTCGAGGGACCTGCGGACGGCCTCGTCGGCCGGCTCCCGGACGCCGTGCGGCAGTGCGGCCCGTGGCACTCCTACGACGGCTATCTGTCCGGGCCGCCCGGGATGATCCGCAGCGGTGTGGAAGCGCTGGTGGGCTCCGGCATCCCCGCCCACCGCATACGGCACGACTCCCTCGACGGCCAGGCCGCCGCGAGGGGCTGA
- a CDS encoding pyridoxamine 5'-phosphate oxidase family protein — translation MRRNVNHGVNHDVDARENAREDVREATDATMMLGTVRGEGEGRRPARSAAADDGRSGTSAEDAVGTGDTSTHRRPGSDGEHEVQRRLGTTARADRFYDDQMLDHLNERMREFVGQQEMFFLATSDRHGECDNSFRAGPPGFLHVVDERTLVYPEYRGNGVHASLGNIEENPHLGILLIDFFRSRVGLHINGRAEVVEDAEIRRAVPDLPVDSVPGRRALVWVRVTVEEAYIHCAKHIPHLQKAPKGTPRDWGTDDHRRKGGDFFGVAEGARGRAADHRPNHEPTAPDDRPAPVPAAGPPTPQPPAPQQSTQQPPAPRTPDPEPASSEPVPPAPGGELVPAGAGLPDADDPTAWQALAERILARALSRGEETEQARYTDWFG, via the coding sequence GTGAGACGGAACGTGAACCACGGCGTGAACCACGACGTGGACGCCAGGGAAAACGCCAGGGAAGACGTCAGGGAAGCGACCGACGCGACCATGATGCTCGGAACGGTCCGCGGGGAAGGCGAGGGACGACGTCCCGCGCGGTCGGCGGCAGCGGACGACGGGCGGAGCGGGACGTCGGCGGAGGACGCCGTCGGGACGGGCGACACCTCCACGCACCGGCGGCCCGGCAGCGACGGCGAACACGAGGTGCAGCGGAGGCTGGGCACCACCGCGCGCGCCGACCGCTTCTACGACGACCAGATGCTCGACCACCTCAACGAGCGGATGCGGGAGTTCGTCGGGCAACAGGAGATGTTCTTCCTGGCCACCTCCGACCGGCACGGCGAGTGCGACAACTCCTTCCGGGCCGGCCCGCCGGGCTTCCTGCACGTGGTGGACGAGCGGACCCTGGTCTACCCCGAGTACCGGGGCAACGGCGTGCACGCCAGCCTGGGCAACATCGAGGAGAACCCGCATCTGGGCATCCTGCTGATCGACTTCTTCCGTTCCCGGGTCGGTCTGCACATCAACGGCCGTGCGGAGGTCGTGGAGGACGCCGAGATACGCCGGGCCGTGCCCGACCTGCCCGTGGACTCCGTGCCCGGTCGCCGGGCGCTGGTGTGGGTGCGGGTGACGGTGGAGGAGGCGTACATCCACTGCGCCAAGCACATCCCACACCTCCAGAAGGCGCCCAAGGGAACGCCGCGCGACTGGGGCACGGACGACCACCGGCGCAAGGGCGGCGACTTCTTCGGGGTGGCGGAGGGCGCCCGTGGGCGCGCCGCCGACCACCGGCCGAACCATGAGCCCACGGCACCGGACGACCGGCCGGCGCCGGTGCCCGCCGCGGGGCCGCCCACCCCGCAGCCGCCCGCCCCGCAGCAGTCCACCCAGCAGCCGCCCGCCCCGCGGACGCCGGATCCGGAACCCGCCTCCTCGGAACCGGTGCCCCCCGCCCCGGGCGGGGAGCTCGTTCCGGCCGGAGCCGGCCTGCCCGACGCCGACGACCCGACGGCCTGGCAGGCGCTCGCCGAGCGCATCCTGGCCAGGGCCCTCAGCCGTGGCGAGGAGACCGAACAGGCCCGGTACACCGACTGGTTCGGCTGA
- a CDS encoding NUDIX hydrolase — MTADARPVVKRTARAILLDDDELVLIKRTKPGRDPYWITPGGGVEPEDATVVDALHREVDEELGAKVTDVVPAFVDTVGHDPAEDPEAADPGFGPGVKVQHFFVCRLVSMDLSRRHGPEVDEPRGEYEVVRVPFTRAGIASVNVVPPRLRDFLTTNIEGVLALLAPDLG, encoded by the coding sequence ATGACCGCCGACGCGCGCCCCGTGGTCAAACGCACCGCCCGGGCCATCCTGCTCGACGACGACGAACTGGTCCTGATCAAGCGCACCAAGCCCGGCCGCGATCCGTACTGGATCACTCCGGGCGGTGGTGTCGAGCCGGAGGACGCGACCGTCGTCGACGCCCTCCACCGGGAGGTGGACGAGGAGTTGGGGGCGAAGGTCACCGATGTGGTCCCGGCCTTCGTCGACACCGTCGGCCACGATCCCGCAGAGGATCCGGAGGCCGCCGATCCGGGCTTCGGACCGGGCGTGAAGGTGCAGCACTTCTTCGTCTGCCGGCTGGTCTCGATGGACCTCTCGCGCCGCCACGGCCCCGAGGTGGACGAACCGCGCGGCGAGTACGAGGTCGTCCGCGTCCCCTTCACGCGGGCGGGCATCGCCTCCGTGAACGTGGTGCCGCCCAGGCTGCGGGACTTCCTGACCACCAACATCGAGGGCGTGCTGGCCCTGCTGGCACCGGATCTGGGGTAA
- a CDS encoding LysR family transcriptional regulator, with the protein MDLALLRTFLAVHRAGSFTRAAALLGLSQPAVTGQIRSLERQVGRPLFLRGARGVTPTGVGDELAHKVAPHLDALQEIARGDLDPAAPTRALHLTGPPEFTSLRAMPALVPLVRQGLAIRAAFCSSEESLQGLADGRHDLAILPSRPRGPLLTATPLCDEEKVLVAAEHWADRTGGPDAVRARGPAALEGVPVVCVHEGLPLLTRYWSTVFEEPPPRRSGVIVVPDLRAVLECVAAGAGMAVLPRYVCREALDRGRVVALFDPLVPPLRTYFLAVRPGSLAQPHIARAHEWLLRAAADW; encoded by the coding sequence ATGGATCTGGCCCTGCTGCGCACCTTCCTCGCCGTGCACCGGGCCGGTTCGTTCACCCGTGCCGCCGCGCTGCTCGGGCTCTCCCAACCCGCCGTCACCGGCCAGATCCGCTCGCTGGAGCGGCAGGTGGGGCGTCCGCTGTTCCTGCGCGGCGCCCGCGGCGTCACCCCCACCGGCGTCGGTGACGAACTGGCCCACAAGGTGGCCCCGCACCTGGACGCCCTCCAGGAGATCGCCCGCGGCGACCTGGACCCCGCCGCCCCCACCCGCGCCCTCCACCTCACCGGCCCGCCGGAGTTCACCTCCTTACGGGCCATGCCGGCCCTCGTACCGCTGGTTCGCCAGGGACTCGCGATCCGCGCCGCGTTCTGCTCCTCGGAGGAGAGCCTGCAGGGGTTGGCGGACGGCCGGCACGACCTGGCGATCCTCCCCTCCCGGCCGCGCGGCCCGCTGCTGACCGCCACTCCCCTGTGCGACGAGGAGAAGGTGCTGGTCGCCGCGGAACACTGGGCCGACCGGACCGGCGGACCGGACGCGGTACGGGCCAGGGGGCCGGCCGCGTTGGAGGGCGTGCCGGTGGTCTGCGTCCACGAGGGTCTTCCGCTGCTGACCCGCTACTGGTCCACGGTCTTCGAGGAACCGCCCCCGCGTCGCTCCGGCGTGATCGTCGTGCCCGACCTGAGGGCGGTGCTGGAGTGCGTCGCGGCGGGGGCGGGGATGGCGGTGCTGCCGCGCTACGTGTGCCGGGAGGCGCTGGACCGTGGCCGGGTCGTCGCCCTGTTCGACCCGCTCGTGCCCCCGTTGCGCACCTACTTCCTCGCGGTACGCCCCGGTTCGCTGGCGCAGCCGCACATCGCGCGGGCGCACGAGTGGCTGTTGCGGGCGGCCGCCGACTGGTGA
- a CDS encoding cystathionine gamma-lyase has product MTDARNAQDARSTQRTEVARGARDGDGTRVVRAGLPAEEPYAPPMPGPVLAAHYHLPGDPAHAPYTYGRDNNPTWTALERAISELEAPGDETARTTVFASGMAAISAVLLSRAKPGDVVVLPSDGYNLLVPTRERLEGWGVEVRTAPTGGDAQLDALDGASLLWLETPSNPGLDVCDIRRLADAAHERGALVAVDNTLATPLGQRPLELGADYSVASGTKALTGHGDVLLGYVTCRSEELAAPVRSWRKTVGAIPGPLESWLAHRSLATLELRTARQAANAIAVAEALRGRGEVSDVRHPGLPDDPAHGTAARQMRRFGCVVSFTLPDKEFAERFLAALRLVGDATSFGGVRSTAERRGRWGGDDVPEGFVRLSVGVEDAADLVADLHAALDTALDAALDATGGRDRPGARNG; this is encoded by the coding sequence ATGACGGACGCGAGGAACGCGCAGGACGCGCGGAGCACACAGCGCACGGAGGTCGCGCGGGGCGCGCGGGACGGCGACGGCACCCGGGTGGTGCGGGCCGGACTGCCGGCGGAGGAGCCGTACGCGCCGCCGATGCCCGGCCCCGTCCTGGCCGCGCACTACCACCTGCCCGGCGATCCGGCGCACGCCCCCTACACCTACGGCCGCGACAACAACCCCACCTGGACGGCTCTGGAGCGCGCCATCAGCGAGTTGGAGGCACCCGGCGACGAGACGGCGCGCACCACCGTCTTCGCCTCCGGCATGGCGGCGATCTCCGCGGTGTTGCTGTCCCGGGCGAAGCCCGGTGACGTGGTCGTCCTGCCGTCGGACGGCTACAACCTGCTGGTCCCGACGCGCGAGCGTCTGGAGGGCTGGGGAGTGGAGGTCCGCACGGCTCCCACCGGCGGGGACGCGCAGTTGGACGCGCTGGACGGCGCGTCGCTGCTGTGGCTGGAGACGCCCTCCAACCCCGGACTGGACGTGTGCGACATCCGGCGTCTGGCCGACGCGGCCCACGAGCGCGGTGCGCTGGTCGCCGTGGACAACACCCTGGCCACTCCGCTGGGGCAGCGCCCCCTGGAGCTGGGGGCGGACTACTCGGTGGCCAGCGGCACCAAGGCGCTGACCGGCCACGGCGACGTGCTGTTGGGGTACGTGACGTGCCGGAGCGAGGAACTGGCGGCGCCGGTGCGGTCGTGGCGCAAGACCGTCGGGGCGATTCCCGGACCGCTGGAGTCCTGGCTCGCCCACCGGTCGTTGGCCACGTTGGAGTTGCGCACCGCCCGACAGGCCGCCAACGCCATCGCCGTCGCCGAGGCGCTGCGCGGACGCGGCGAGGTGAGCGACGTCCGACACCCGGGGCTGCCGGACGACCCGGCGCACGGGACGGCGGCGCGGCAGATGCGGCGCTTCGGCTGCGTGGTGTCCTTCACCCTGCCCGACAAGGAGTTCGCCGAGCGGTTCCTGGCCGCGCTGCGTCTGGTGGGCGACGCGACCAGCTTCGGCGGGGTGCGCTCGACCGCCGAGCGGCGGGGCCGCTGGGGCGGGGACGACGTGCCGGAGGGCTTCGTGCGGTTGTCGGTGGGCGTGGAGGACGCGGCCGATCTCGTGGCCGACCTGCACGCCGCTCTGGACACCGCCTTGGACGCCGCCTTGGACGCCACCGGCGGGCGCGACCGACCCGGGGCGCGGAACGGCTGA
- a CDS encoding fructosamine kinase family protein yields MTDGGSVRGAAGASGAADRVAARVAALMGHGNGPGARPVDVRPVSGGDICDAYRIVLPGGRAVFAKALPDAPEGFFAAEAAGLELLAATGAPAVPTVLAAEEDVLVLEWVEPGPPSAAQAERLGRELAAMHTVRAPAWGGALSNRFPDRFPGRFPGRPSGPPVFLGSVPLPSPPAPSSPKAPPDRRAPSREEGWPAFHARHRLLPLLRRAVDAGGIGGRDARDVERLCEELSADPADGTGLSGPPQPPAVVHGDLWSGNVLWAADGRARLIDPSAQGGHPETDLAVLELFGCPHLERLLSAYEEVRPVPGRRSRLPLHQLQHLLVHAVLFGPGYGTRCGTAARAALG; encoded by the coding sequence GTGACGGACGGCGGATCCGTACGGGGTGCCGCCGGGGCGTCCGGCGCGGCGGACCGGGTGGCCGCCCGGGTCGCGGCCCTGATGGGACACGGGAACGGGCCCGGCGCCCGACCCGTCGACGTGCGTCCGGTGAGCGGCGGTGACATCTGCGACGCGTACCGGATCGTCCTGCCCGGTGGCCGGGCCGTCTTCGCCAAGGCCCTCCCCGACGCCCCCGAGGGCTTCTTCGCCGCCGAAGCCGCCGGTCTGGAGCTGTTGGCCGCCACCGGGGCGCCGGCCGTGCCCACCGTGCTCGCCGCCGAGGAGGACGTGTTGGTGCTGGAGTGGGTCGAGCCGGGCCCGCCGAGCGCCGCGCAGGCCGAACGGCTCGGCCGGGAGCTGGCCGCCATGCACACGGTGCGGGCCCCGGCCTGGGGAGGTGCCCTTTCCAACCGTTTTCCCGACCGTTTTCCCGGTCGTTTTCCCGGCCGTCCTTCCGGCCCTCCCGTCTTCCTGGGCTCGGTGCCCCTGCCCTCGCCGCCCGCCCCGTCCTCGCCCAAAGCCCCACCGGATCGGCGGGCGCCTTCGCGGGAGGAGGGCTGGCCCGCCTTCCACGCCCGCCACCGCCTGCTGCCCCTGCTGCGGCGGGCCGTGGACGCCGGTGGGATCGGCGGTCGGGACGCCCGCGACGTGGAGCGGTTGTGCGAGGAGCTGTCCGCGGACCCGGCGGACGGCACGGGCCTGTCCGGGCCACCGCAACCGCCCGCCGTCGTCCACGGCGACCTGTGGTCGGGCAACGTGCTCTGGGCGGCCGACGGCCGGGCCCGTCTGATCGACCCGTCGGCCCAGGGCGGCCACCCCGAGACGGACCTGGCGGTGTTGGAGCTGTTCGGCTGCCCGCACCTGGAGCGGCTGCTCTCCGCCTACGAGGAGGTTCGTCCGGTGCCCGGTCGCCGCTCCCGGCTTCCGCTCCACCAGCTCCAGCACCTGCTGGTGCACGCCGTGCTCTTCGGGCCCGGCTACGGGACCCGCTGCGGTACGGCGGCGCGGGCCGCGCTGGGCTGA
- a CDS encoding low molecular weight protein-tyrosine-phosphatase, translating into MRTSTSDTPESPDAPGAPGTRPPYRVCFVCTGNICRSPMAEVVFRARVEEAGLADAVEVDSAGTDGWHAGDGADPRTVAVLAAAGYAQEHVARQFRREWFERLDLVVALDGGHLRRLRAMAPGPEHAAKVRLLRSYAPDAGGEGCDLDVPDPYYGGPEGFEECLGLVEEAVSGLLEEVRAALDGTVSR; encoded by the coding sequence ATGCGCACTTCCACGTCCGACACCCCGGAGTCCCCCGACGCCCCCGGTGCCCCGGGCACCCGCCCGCCGTACCGCGTCTGCTTCGTCTGCACCGGCAACATCTGTCGCTCCCCCATGGCGGAGGTCGTCTTCCGCGCCCGGGTCGAGGAGGCCGGGCTGGCGGACGCGGTGGAGGTCGACAGCGCGGGAACCGACGGCTGGCACGCGGGGGACGGCGCCGATCCCCGCACCGTCGCGGTGCTGGCGGCGGCCGGGTACGCGCAGGAGCACGTCGCCCGGCAGTTCCGGCGCGAGTGGTTCGAGCGGCTGGACCTGGTGGTCGCCCTGGACGGGGGGCACCTGCGGAGGCTGCGGGCGATGGCCCCCGGGCCGGAGCACGCGGCGAAGGTGCGTCTGCTGCGGTCGTACGCCCCCGACGCGGGCGGCGAGGGCTGCGACCTGGACGTCCCCGACCCGTACTACGGCGGCCCGGAGGGCTTCGAGGAGTGCCTGGGCCTGGTCGAGGAGGCCGTGTCGGGACTGTTGGAGGAGGTACGGGCGGCACTGGACGGGACGGTGTCGCGGTGA
- a CDS encoding phage holin family protein: MVNFLVKTIANAVALAVAVWLLDDITLAGGDTGEKTLTLVLVALIFGLVNLVVKPIAKLLSFPVMILTLGLFALVVNALMLLLTSWLAGLADLAFHVDGFWTAVLGGLVISIVSWAVNMLLPDGD, encoded by the coding sequence ATGGTGAACTTCCTCGTCAAGACGATCGCCAACGCGGTGGCCCTGGCCGTGGCCGTGTGGCTGTTGGACGACATCACGCTCGCCGGCGGTGACACCGGCGAGAAGACCCTCACGCTGGTTCTCGTCGCGCTGATCTTCGGTCTCGTCAACCTCGTGGTCAAGCCGATCGCGAAACTGCTCTCCTTCCCGGTGATGATCCTCACGCTCGGCCTGTTCGCCCTCGTGGTGAACGCGCTGATGCTGCTGCTCACCTCCTGGTTGGCCGGACTGGCCGACCTGGCCTTCCACGTGGACGGCTTCTGGACGGCGGTGCTCGGCGGCCTGGTCATCTCCATCGTGTCGTGGGCGGTGAACATGCTGCTGCCCGACGGCGACTGA
- a CDS encoding cupin domain-containing protein, with protein sequence MKAFRLEELEAERLANDGAYLQFLRERNMSVGLYALDSGQLDPQQPHGQDEVYFVASGRALITVGDETTQVARGSVVYVPAGVPHRFHHITEDLRVLVVFSPPEG encoded by the coding sequence ATGAAGGCGTTCCGACTGGAGGAGCTGGAGGCCGAGAGGCTCGCCAACGACGGCGCGTACCTGCAGTTCCTGCGCGAACGCAACATGTCCGTCGGCCTGTACGCCCTCGACAGCGGGCAGCTCGACCCGCAGCAGCCGCACGGCCAGGACGAGGTGTACTTCGTCGCCAGCGGGCGGGCGCTGATCACCGTGGGCGACGAGACCACGCAGGTGGCGCGCGGCAGTGTCGTCTACGTCCCGGCCGGGGTGCCGCACAGGTTCCACCACATCACCGAGGACCTTCGGGTGCTGGTGGTCTTCTCTCCCCCGGAAGGGTGA